CGCCGCGCTCGGCCGCCTCGCGCGTCACGCGGCCGCGTGGTGCGGCGTCGCGCTCGTCGCCCGCCCGCTCCGCGCCGGCGCGCCCGGCCGCGCGCCCGGCAGCGCGCACCGCGGCGCGCACCGCGGCGCGCACCCGACGCCGCGCCCCGGGGTGACGGCCGCGCGCGTGCTCACCGCGGCGCGGCTGCGCGAGTTGGGCGCCGCGGACGCCGTCGCCGCCTTCGACGAGGTCCGCCAGATCCCGCAGCTCGTCGACGGCATCCGCTGCCACTGTGGATGCGCCGACGACCCCGCGCACTACTCGCTGCTGAGCTGCTACGAGGGCGACGGGATGGCGCGCCAGTGCGTGATCTGCCAGGGGCAGGGGCGGATGGCCTTCCGCCTCGCGCGCGAGGGGCGCTCGCTGGACGAGATCCGCAAGGCCGTCGACGACCGCTACGGATGAGGACCGAATGAGAGCACGCGTACCCACCGCGTCCGATCCTCGGGCGGCGCTCCCGCTCGTCGCTCTCGCCGTGGGGGCCGCCGCCGCGGCGCGCCCGGCGCGCGCGCAACTCGTCGCGAGCGAGGCCGCCTCGGTCACGCAGGTCGTCGACGGCACGCGGATGGAGGTGCGCTACTCGCGCCCGCGTCTCCGCGGGCGGCGCGACGTGTTCGGCACGCGCATCCCGTGGGGCGAGATCTGGACCGCCGGCGCGAACCAAGCGACCACGCTCGCCGTCTCGAAGCCCGTCACGCTCGAAGGCCAGCCTGTGGCCGCCGGGCGGTACTCGGTGTGGCTCATCCCGGCGCGCACGGGGCCGTGGGAGCTGGTGCTGGACCACGACACGACGCTCTTCCACACGCAGGGGCCGAAGCCGCGCCCCGGGCAGGTGCGCGTCCCGGTGCGCCCGGCGCGGGGCGCGCTCACCGAAGTGCTGACGTGGTCGTTCCCCGAGGTGGGGTCTACGGGCGCGACGCTCGCGATGCAGTGGGACACGGTCGACGTCCCGCTCCACGTGCGCGTGACGCCGACGCACACCACGGCCGTGGCCGCGGACGCCGCGACGCCGGTCGTCGGGCGCTACCGCGTGCACTTCAACTTCCCCGACGCGTCCGGCCCGAGGGACACGACGCTGACCGCGCCGGAGCGACCCGCCCGCGACGTCACGCTTGACGTGCACTACGAAGGCGGCGAGCTGCGCGCGCGCATGACGCCGCCGCTCATGCAACGCGAGGCGGGGGGCGCGAGCTTCACCGACTGGCTGCTCGCCCCGCGGCGCCCGGGCTACTACGCGCTCGGCCGCGTGCAGGGGGGCGAGGTCGTGGAGTACGTCGACGGGATGCTGCTCGCGTTCACGACCGCGGGCGGGCGGACGACCGGCCTCGAGCTCAGATCGCCTAACGACTTCCGGATCGCCGAGGGAACGCGGGTGCCCTGAGCGGGTCCGCGGCCGGCCCGCCCCCGAACAGCCACGCGTAGGCGGCCGGAAACTCGCGCCGCCAGAACCACTCCGCGTGCTGGCCGTCAGCCCGGACGACCGACACGACCGCCACGCCGGTCGGGAACCCCGCCGCGGCGAGCGCGTCGACGACCGCCTGCTGGTCGCGCGCGGGCTCGTCGTCCGCCGTCTCGTGCGTGCCGCTCACGAAGTAGAAGCGAGCGGGCGGATGCAACGGCCTAACGCGCCGCGCGTAGGCGAGGAGCTGTGGGCGCGCGATCCAGCACGCGCACGAGAACACCCCCGCGCGGCCGAACACCTCGGGGTACTTGAGCGCGGCGTAGAGTGAGATCAGCCCGCCCATGCTCGAGCCGAGGACTCCGGTGTGTTCGCGGTCGGGGCGCGTGCGGTAGTGCGCGTCGACGTACGGCTTGAGCGTCCGCGCGAGGAAGTCGACGTACGCGTCCCCCTCCCCGCCGCCGTAGCGCGGGTCGGCGCTCTTCCACGGGTCGTACTCGTCCAGCCGGTGCGACCCGCCGTTGTCGACGGCGACGACGATCGCCCCCGGATCGCCGAGCGCGCGGAGCGAGTCGAGCGACTCGTCGACCCCCCACTCGCCGGCGAAGCTCGTCGCGGCGTCGAAGACGTTCTGCCCGTCCTGCAGGTAGAGCACGGGGTAGCGCGCCGCCGACCTCGCGTAGCCGGGCGGGAGGTAGAGCCAGACGCGGCGCGTGCGGCCCAGCTGCGGAATTAGGACACTGTCGCCGAGGGTCGAGACGGAGGGCGAGGCGGTGGAGGGCTTCGGCGCGACGGAGGCCGTGCTGTCCCGCCACGCGGCGATGGTCGCCGTGTAGGTGATGGCGCCGGTCGCGGGGACGAGGATCGTGCGGTTGGCGACGTCGCCGCCGCCGGCCGCGACTTCGACGGCCTTCCACGAGCCGAGGGTGAACTTGAACGCGACCGCTCCGCGCACCGAGTCGGGGAGGGTGAGCGCGTACCCGCCGTCCGGCCGCGCCGCGAGTACGGCGTCCGGCGCGGCCGGATTCCACCCGTTGAACGTGCCCGCGACGTGGATGACGGCGTTCGGCCCCGTGACGGCCGGCACGCCCGTCACGCGGATCGTCAGCTGCGCCCGCGCCGCGCGGCCGGCGGACAGCGCGGCGAGCACGAGCGCGGGGAGTGCCCATGACGTGGGACGGCGGGAAGGCATGGCGTGCGCTGGACGGACGTGCGACTGGGTAGATCTGCCCACCGGGAGCTCCGAACGCCGGAGGCGCGAAATCTGAACGGGAACACGAACCGCCGCGCTCGCGTCCGGGTACTGCTGTGTAGTGCGGCGCGTGCACGACGCCCGCCGCGACCCGACCCTTTGCTCCCCCGATCATGAGCACCGAGTACGTCACGACCACCCCTCCCGTCGCCGCGGGCCGGCAGACCGAAGTCGCCGTGCTCGCCGGCGGCTGCTTCTGGGGCGTCGAGGAGATCCTGCGCGCCGTGCCCGGCGTGCTCGACACCGACGTCGGCTACACTGGCGGCTGGCTCAAGAACCCGCGCTACCACGACACGCACGACAGCAAGTCGGGACACGCGGAGTCGGTGCGCATCACCTTCGACCCGTCGGTACTGAGCTACGAGTCGCTGCTCGAGAACTGGTTCTTCAAGCTGCACGACCCGACCACGCTCAACCGGCAGGGGAACGACGTCGGCACGCAGTACCGCTCGGCCGTCTTCCCGCAGAGCCCCGAGCAGGAGGCGACCGCGCGGCGGGTGATCGAGCGCGTGAACGCATCGGGGCGGTGGCGGCGGCCGGTCACGACGACGATCGAGCCCGCGGCCACGTGGTACAGCGCGGAGCGGGAGCACCAGGACTACCTGCAGCGGAATCCGGGCGGGTATACCTGTCACTGGATGCGGGAGTGACCGGCGGCGGGGAGCCCCGCGCCGCCCCCGGCGGCCGGCGTTAGACAAGGGGGCCGGAGCGGCCCGCGCTAATCCAACGCCCGCTGCTCCAGGAACATCCGCGCCGCCCCCACCACCCCCGCCGTGCCGTCGAGCGCGCCCGGGACGATCCGCGCCGCCTCGACCGCCGGCCGGAACGCCCGCCGCCGCACCTCCGCCCGCAGCGGCCCGAAGAGCGCCTCGCCCGCGCGCGCCACCCCGCCCGCGAGCACCACGACGTCCGGGTTGTACACGTTCAGCAGGTTCGCCACCCCGGCGCCGAGGAAGCGGGCCGTGTCGCGCACCACCTCGCGCGCGAGCGCGTCGCCTCGGTCGCTCGCGTCGTACACCGTCGCGGCCGTGATCCGCGCCGGGTCCCCGCCCGCGAGGTCGGGGAGGATCGACGGCGCGGCCGCCTCGTCCTGCACCTCGAGCGCCTCGCGCGCCCGCAGCGCGATGTTCGGCCCCGACGCGTACGCCTCCAGGCAGCCGTAGTTGCCGCAGGTGCACCGCCGCCCCGCCGTCTCGATCGTCGTGTGGCCCACCTCGCCGGCCACGTCGGAGGCGCCGTGGAAGAGCCGGCCGTCGAGAATCAGCCCGCCCCCGATCCCCGTCCCGAGCGTGATCCCGACGACGTGGCGCGCGCCCCGGGCCGCCCCCGTCCACCACTCGCCTAACGTCGCGCAGTTCGCGTCGTTGTCGAGCGCCGCCGGCAGCCCCACCCGCTCGGCGATCAGCGCGCGCAGCGGCAGGTCGTGCCAGCCGAGGTTGTGCGCGACGACGACGACCCCGCGCGCCCGGTCGAGCGCGCCCGGCGAGCCCACGCCGACCCCCGCGAACGCCGCGCGCGGCACGCCCTCCGCCGCCATCGCGCCGACGAGCGTCGTCTCGATCATCCCGACGATCCGGTCGACGACGGCCGCGGCGCCGAGATCCGCCCGCGTGAGCCCCGTGTGCACGGCCACCGCGCGCCCGCTCGCCGCCTCGACCGCGCCCACGCTGATGTTCGTCCCCCCGAGGTCCACCCCCACGACGTAGCGCGGGGCGTCCCCGCTCGCGCCCGCGCTCACGGCCGCACCGGCCCGGCGAGCGGGCGGAAGTTGACGTCCATCGCCTGCAGCCGCTCCAGCTCCACCGCGAGCCGCCGCCGGTAGTCGGCGAAGTCGCGCCGGTCCTTGGGCGTCCACGCCACCTCGGCCAGCGCGGACACGCGCGGGAACAGCATGTACTCCGCCTTCCGCGGATCCCGCACGTACTCGGTCCAGAGCTGCGCCTGGGTGCCGAGCACGTGCCGCGCCTCCCGCGGCCCCAACTCGGCCGGCACGGGGTCGTACGCGTAGACCGTGTCGAGCGGGAGGTACCCACCGAGCGCGATCGGCTCGGCCGCCATGTCGCGCGACTGGTAGTAGTCGAGGTAGGTGTGGCTGGTGGGCGTCATCACGACGTCGTGCCCGGCGCGCGCGGCCTCGACTCCGCCGCGGGTGCCGCGCCAAGACATCACGACCGCGTTCGGCGCGAGGCCGCCCTCGAGGATCTCGTCCCACCCGACCATCCGCCGGCCGTGCGCGGTGAGGAACGCGTCCATCTGGCGGATGAACCAGCTCTGCAGCTCGTCCTCGTTCTTGAGCCCCAGCTCGCGGATGCGCGCCTGGATCTCGGGGTCCGTCTTCCACTTCGCCTTGTTCGCCTCGTCGCCGCCCACGTGCACGTACGGGCCGGGGAAGACGCCCATCACCTCGGTGAGCACGTCCTGCATGAAGCGCACGGTCGCCGGGCGCGCGTTGAGGATCTCGGGAAAGACGCCCCAGCGCGTCGCGACGGTGGTCGGCGCGCCGGTTAGGCCGAGCTCCGGGTAGGCGGCGACCGCCGCGACGGCGTGGCCGGGCATCTCGATCTCGGGCACGACCGTGACGAAGCGCGCGCGCGCGTAGGCGACGACCTCGCGCGCGTCGTCCTGCGTGTAGTAGCCGCCGTGCGGCTCGCCGTCGTAGCGCCACTGCGTCGTGTCGCGCTGCAGGTGCTGCCGCCCGACGATCGACTGCGCCCGCCACGCGCCGACCTGCGTGAGGCGCGGGTACTTCTTGACCTCGAACCGCCACCCCTGGTCGTCGGTGAGGTGCCAGTGGAAGGTGTTCATCTTGTAGCGCGCGATGAGGTCGATGTAGCGCTCGACGAACGCCTTCGGCATGAAGTGGCGCGCGACGTCGAGGTGCGCGCCGCGCCAGGCGAAGCGCGGCGCGTCCTCGACCCGTACCGCGGGCATGCCCCAGGTCACGTTAGGCCCCGGCGCGATCGGCGCCGCGCGCCCGGCCGCGGGCGGCAGCAGCTGCCGCATCGTCTGCACGGCGTAGAAAAGCCCGGCCGCCTCGGGCGCGCGCGCCACGACGCCGCCCGGCCGCACGTCGAGCGCGTACCCCTCGGGGCCGAGCCGGCGGAGCGAGGGGTCGCGCCGGAAGACGACCGCGCCCGCGGGCACGGCGCCGCCGACGCGCACCGCGAGCGCGAACCCGGTCGCCGGCTCGAGGTCGCGCGCGAACTGCCGCGCCACCGCCTCCCCCGCCGCGTCGGTCCAGACCACCGTGCGCTCGGTGAGCACGAACCGCCCGCGCCCGGCCTCGAGCCGCGCGGGGCGCGGGATCACGGCGATCGCGCCGGCGCTGTCGACCACCGCCGTGTCGGCGGCCGACTGCGCGCCGGCCGCGGCGCCCGCGGTGAGGACGAGCAGGGCCGTGCCGAGCGCGCCCGCCACCGGACTCGCCTTACGCCGCATCCGCCACCACGTACGCCTCCATCGCGAAGTACTCGGCCAGCCCCAGCCGGTCGAGCGTGTGCGCCGTGTCCTTGTTGCGCTGCTCGACGCGCTGCCAGAACTCGCGCTCGTCCTGCCCCGGGAAGGGCGCCGAGTCCTTTTGCGACTGGTGCTTGAAGATCGCCTGGATCTTCACGCGCAGCTCCTCCTGCGACATCGGCACGAGCACCGTGGCCTCGGTCACCGGCCACTCCTGCCACGCGCCGCGGTAGAGCCACACCTCGGGGACGGGGCCGCCGGCCGCGCGCAGCTCGTCTAACGCACGGTCGATCGCCTCCTTGCACATGCGGTGCGTGCCGTGCGGGTCCGAGAGGTCGCCGGCGACGAAAATCATCTCGGGGCGCAGCTCTTCGAGGAGCGCGCGCACGACCGCCACGTCGGCCGGGCCGATCGGGTCCTTGCGCACCCGGCCCGTCTGGTAGAAGGGCAGGTCGAGGAAGCGCGCGTTCCTCCGCGCGAGCCCCATCACCTCGATGCCGCTGATCGCCTCGGCCTCGCGGATGACGCGCTTCAGGTCCTGCACCTCGGGGATGTCGACGTCGCCCGGGCGCTTGCGCGCGAGCGAGTCGAGCACGCGGTCGGCGAACGCGCGCAGCGCCTCGCCCCCCGTGCCGCGCGCCGCGTCCATGCGGCGCATGAACTCGACGTAGCGCCGCGCCTCGTGGTCGAAGACGGCGATGTTGCCGCTCGTCATGTACGCCACGGTCATGTCGTTCGCGTTCTCGACGAGCTTGTGCAGGATGCCGCCCATCGAGATCACGTCGTCGTCGGGGTGCGGCGAGAAGCAGACGACGCGGCGGCCATGCGGCAGCTTGCTCTTGCCGCGGATCTTGGCGCCTAACAGGTTGAACACCGCGCCGTTCACCGCGCCCGGCGACCCGTGGCGCGCGACGAGCGACGAGAGGCGGTGGTCCGCGTAGTCGCGCTGCGTGAGCTTGAGGATCCCCTTCCCCGTCGCGAGCGACAGCCAGACGACCGCGCGCACCATCAGCTCCTCCGTCCACTGCACCTCGTCGAGGAGCCACGGCGTGGCGACGCGCGTGAGGTCGGCCGCGGCGGCGCGGTCGACGTAGAAGGCGACGTCCGGGTGCCGCTGGAGGAAGGTCGCCGCGACCTCGAGGTCGACCTCGCCCTCGACGGCGCGCCGCACGATCGCCGCCTTGTGCTCGCCGGTGGCGAGGATGGCGATCTCGCGCGCGGCGAGGATCGTCGCGACGCCCATCGTCACCGCCTCGCGCGGCACGTACTCCTCGCCGAAGAAGTCGGCCGCCGCATCGAGCCGGGTGACGCGGTCGAGGTGCACGAGGCGCGTGCGGCTCTCCACGCCGGAGCCGGGCTCGTTGAAGCCGATGTGCCCCGTCTTGCCGATGCCCAACAGCTGGAAGTCGATCCCGCCCGCGTCGGCGATCGCCGCCTCGTACTGCAGGCACGCCTCGTCGAGGCGGTCGCGCGGCGTGGTGCCGTCGGGGAGGTGGACGTTGGCGGGGTCGACGTCGACGTGGTCGAAGAAGTTCTCCCACATGTACCGGTGGTACGCGTGGAGGCTGTCCTTCGCCATCGGGTAGTACTCGTCGAGGTTGAACGTCACGACGTCGGCGAAGCTCAGCCCCTCCTCGCGGTGCATGCGGATCAGCTCGCGGTAGACGCCGATCGGCGTCGAGCCGGTGGCGAGGCCTAACACAGTGCGGCGCCCCTCGGCGCGGCGCTCGCGAATCAGGTCGGCGATGCGGCCCGCGACGAGGCGCGCGATGTCGTCGTGGTCGTCGACGATGACGGTCCGGATGTGCTCGCGCGCGGTGAGGCCGGCCGGGGCGGCGGGGGCCGTCGCGGCGCGCGGGCGGAAGGACACGACGTCGGGGCGCTGCGTGGCGGTCACGGGGGTCTCCGGTCGGGGGGGGCGTGAGTCGGGCGCCGGTGAACTCTAACGGCGTGCACGCGGCGGGCTCGGCCCGCGCGGGGCGGGGCAGCCGCGCCGCGCGGGCCGTGCGCCCCGCTGTGGCCCGGTCCGCGCAACACGCGGGACGAGCGTTCGCGCCGCCGGCCGCGTATCCACGCGCGCATCGGCCCGCATATACATCCGCGTACATGCGCGTCGCGGTGCCGCCTCCGCCCGCGTTCGTCCGCCTCCACGCCCGTCCTCCTTCCGCTCGTGAACACCCGCCGCCAGTTCCTCGTCCACGCCCCGGTCGGCCTCGCCGGCGCGCTCGCCGCGTGCCGCGGCGCCGGGCAGCCGCCCGCCACCCAGCCCGCGCCCGGCACCGCGGGCGGGCCGCCCGCCGGTGGGCCCCCCGCCGGCGCCACGCCCGGCGCGCCCCCGGCCTTCAACACCGCGCCGCCCGTCGGCCCGCCCGTGTCGACGGCGACGTTCGCCGAGGCGGAGAAGCTGACGCAGGTGCAGCTGACGGACGCGCAGCGGCGGATGGCGGCCGACAGCTGGCGCACGTCGATGGCCCCGCTGCTCGAGCGGCGCACGGGCCCGAAGCGGGTCGCGCTCGACGCCGGCCTCGCGCCCGCGACGCGCTGGGAGCCCGCGTCGATCGCGGGCCAGCCGACAGGCCCGGCGCGCGACCACTTCGTGCGCAGCGCCGCCGACCCCGGCCCCGTGCCGGCGAGCGACGCCGACGTCGCCTTCGCGCCGCTCACGCGGCTCTCGCGCTGGATCGAGACGCGCCGGTTCACCTCCGAGCGCCTCACGCGGATCTACCTCGAGCGGATCCGGCGCTTCGACCCGAAGCTCCGCTGCGTCATCACCCTCACGCCCGACGTCGCGCTCGCGGAGGCGCGCCGGGCGGACGCGGAGATCGCCGCGGGGTGCTACCGCGGCCCGCTGCACGGGATCCCGTACGGGGTGAAGGACCTGCTCGACACCGCGGGCATCCGCACGACCTACGGCGCCGAGCCGTTCCGGGACCGGGTGCCTAACGCGGACTCGGCGGTGGTGGCCCGGCTCAAGGCCGCCGGCGCGGTGCTCGTCGCCAAGCTGAGCCTCGGCGCGCTCGCCCTCAACGACGTCTGGTTCGGCGGCCAGACGATGAACCCCTGGCTGCTCGAGGAGGGCGCCTCGGGGTCGAGCGCGGGGCCGGGCGCGGCGACCGCGGCCGGGCTCGTCGGCTTCTCGGTCGGGAGCGAGACCGGGGGGAGCATCATCAGCCCGAGCATGCGCTGCGGCGTCACGGGGCTCCGCCCCACCTACGGTCGCGTCGCGCGCACCGGTGCGATGACCCTCGCCTGGTCGCTCGACAAGCTCGGGCCGATGACGCGAGGGGTCGAGGACGCGATGCTCGTACTGCAGGCCATCACGGGCCCCGACGCCGGCGACGCGGCGAGCGTGCCGAGCCGCCTCGACTTCGACGCCGGCGCGCCCGTCAAGGGTCTGCGCGTCGGCTACGTCCCCGCGTGGATGCGGGAGGCCCCCGCGACCGACGTCGACCGGGCGGCGCTGGAATCGGTGAAGACGTTAGGCATGGTCCCCACGCCGGTCGCCCTCCCCGACTGGCCCTACGACTCGCTCAACCTGATCCTCTTCGCCGAGGCGGCCGCGGCGTTCGAGGAGCTGACGCTCAGCGGGCGCGCGGACCAGCTCCGCGCGCAGGTGCCCGACGCGTGGCCCAACCTCTTCCGCGAGTCGCGCTTCCTCTCCGCCGTCGACTTCGTCCAGGCCGACCGCCTGCGCCGCATGGTGGCCGCCGAGATGGCGCGCGTGATGTCCGAGGTGGACCTGCTGCTCGTGCCGTCGCTCCGGGACGAGATGCTCGTCATCTCGAACAACTCCGGGCACCCGTCGCTCACGCTGCGCACCGGGTTCGTGCGGGTGGGCGAGGCGCGGAGCGACTGGGCGCCGGACCCGGCGCACCCGCTCCCCAAGTTCGACCCGCCGCGGCGGGTGCCGCACGGCGTGACGTTGATCGGGCGGCTGTTCGACGAGGGGACGATCGCGCGGGTGGGACTCGCGCTCGAACGGGCGGCCGGCGTTGCCGGGGAGCGGCCGCCGAGCTTCTGATCGTTGGCGGCGCGGGTCGTTCGGGGCGGGCACGGCCGGGGACCGGCCAACCCCTGTCGTTCATTCAGCCGCTGTTCCCGTCCCGTGAGTCCGCCCCGCCCACTCTGCCCCGCTCCGCCCGGAACCGCCCCAACGACCTGCCCGCGTGCGTCCACCTGGCGCGCTCGTCCAGCTCCGCCCTGCCTGTCGCCTCAGCTGCCCCGAACGACCCGCGCCGCAACGCGTCAGACCCCCACCGCGACCGGCTCTCCCCTTTCTAGCAGCCCCCTCAGCCCCTCCCCGTCGAGCGGCCGCGCGAACAGGTACCCCTGCCCGAAGTCGCACCCCATCGTCCGCAGCAGCTCCGACTGCTCGGCGTGCTCCACCCCCTCGGCGACCGTGCGCAGCGCGAGCATCTCGCCTAACGCGACGATCGTGCGCGCGAGCGCGGCGTCGTGCTGGCCCTGCGGGCCGCCGCGCGCGACCCCGTCGACGAAGCTCTTGTCGATCTTCAGCACGTCGACCGGGAACTGCTGCAGGTAGCGGAGCGACGAGTAGCCCGTCCCGAAGTCGTCGACCGCGAGGCGCACGCCTAACGCCTTGAGCGCGCGGAGCACCGCGAGCGTGCCGTCGGTGTCGTGCATCAGCACGCTCTCCGTGATCTCGAGCGTGAGCCGCGACGGCGCGAGCCCCGAGCGCTCGAGCGCGCCGGCCACGTGCGCGGGGAGCGCGGGGTGCAGCAGCTGGCGCCCCGAGACGTTGACCGTCACGCCGACCGGCGCGCCCTCGGCCCCGGGCGGCCACCCCGCCGCGGCGCGGCAGGCCTCCTCCAGCACCCAGCGGCCGAGCTCGACGATCAGCCCCGACGCTTCGGCGAGCGGGATGAAGTCCGCCGGGCTCACGACGCCCCGCGTGGCGTGGCGCCAGCGCAGCAGCGCCTCGGCCCCCGTCACCGCCCCTGTGGCGAGCGAGACGATCGGCTGGTAGACGAGCGCGAACTCGCCGCCGCCGACGAGCGCGTTGGCGAGGTCGCGCTCCAGCTCCAGCCGCTCCGCCGCGGCCGCGACGAGCGCCGGGTCGAAGACGGCGTGGCGCCCCTTCCCCTCCGCCTTCGCCCGGTACATCGCGGCGTCGGCGTTGCGCAGCAGCACGTCGGTGTCGACCCCCGGCTCGGCGAACGCGATCCCGATGCTCGCGCCGACCCGCGCCTCCGCCGCCCCGGTCCCCGCCGCCCCGGTCCCCGCCGGCCCGGCCCCCGCCGGCCCGGCCCCGACCGGCACCGGCACACGCAGCGCCGCGGCAATCCGCTCGGCCACCGCGTGCGCGTCCCCCGCGCCGCGCGCGTTCTCGAGCAGCACGGCGAACTCGTCGCCGCCGAGCCGGGCGACCGTGTCGCAGCCGCGGGTCGCGTTGAGCAGCCGCGCGGCGACGGCGCACAGCAGCCCGTCGCCCGCGTGGTGGCCTAACGAATCGTTGACCGTCTTGAAGTTGTCGAGGTCGAGGAAAAGCACGGCGACCCGCGCCCCCGCCCCGCCGGCTGACGGCGCCCCGTGGCGCGCGAGGCGCGCGAGCGCGTGCTCGACCCGGTCGCGGAAGAGCGCGCGGTTGGCGAGCCCGGTGAGCGGGTCGCGCAGCGCCTGCCGGCCGAGCGCGATCTCGATCCGCCGCCGCTGCTGGAAGCGGATCAGGCGCCACCCGGCGAACGCGCCCGCGCCGGCCGCGAGCAGGCGGAACCACCACGTCCCCCAGACCGGCGGCGTGAT
The Gemmatimonadetes bacterium T265 genome window above contains:
- a CDS encoding phosphonate ABC transporter ATP-binding protein gives rise to the protein MLAALSAGRAARAQLTIRVTGVPAVTGPNAVIHVAGTFNGWNPAAPDAVLAARPDGGYALTLPDSVRGAVAFKFTLGSWKAVEVAAGGGDVANRTILVPATGAITYTATIAAWRDSTASVAPKPSTASPSVSTLGDSVLIPQLGRTRRVWLYLPPGYARSAARYPVLYLQDGQNVFDAATSFAGEWGVDESLDSLRALGDPGAIVVAVDNGGSHRLDEYDPWKSADPRYGGGEGDAYVDFLARTLKPYVDAHYRTRPDREHTGVLGSSMGGLISLYAALKYPEVFGRAGVFSCACWIARPQLLAYARRVRPLHPPARFYFVSGTHETADDEPARDQQAVVDALAAAGFPTGVAVVSVVRADGQHAEWFWRREFPAAYAWLFGGGPAADPLRAPAFPRRSGSR
- the msrA_1 gene encoding peptide methionine sulfoxide reductase MsrA; the encoded protein is MSTEYVTTTPPVAAGRQTEVAVLAGGCFWGVEEILRAVPGVLDTDVGYTGGWLKNPRYHDTHDSKSGHAESVRITFDPSVLSYESLLENWFFKLHDPTTLNRQGNDVGTQYRSAVFPQSPEQEATARRVIERVNASGRWRRPVTTTIEPAATWYSAEREHQDYLQRNPGGYTCHWMRE
- a CDS encoding glucokinase; protein product: MSAGASGDAPRYVVGVDLGGTNISVGAVEAASGRAVAVHTGLTRADLGAAAVVDRIVGMIETTLVGAMAAEGVPRAAFAGVGVGSPGALDRARGVVVVAHNLGWHDLPLRALIAERVGLPAALDNDANCATLGEWWTGAARGARHVVGITLGTGIGGGLILDGRLFHGASDVAGEVGHTTIETAGRRCTCGNYGCLEAYASGPNIALRAREALEVQDEAAAPSILPDLAGGDPARITAATVYDASDRGDALAREVVRDTARFLGAGVANLLNVYNPDVVVLAGGVARAGEALFGPLRAEVRRRAFRPAVEAARIVPGALDGTAGVVGAARMFLEQRALD
- a CDS encoding beta-N-acetylhexosaminidase is translated as MRRKASPVAGALGTALLVLTAGAAAGAQSAADTAVVDSAGAIAVIPRPARLEAGRGRFVLTERTVVWTDAAGEAVARQFARDLEPATGFALAVRVGGAVPAGAVVFRRDPSLRRLGPEGYALDVRPGGVVARAPEAAGLFYAVQTMRQLLPPAAGRAAPIAPGPNVTWGMPAVRVEDAPRFAWRGAHLDVARHFMPKAFVERYIDLIARYKMNTFHWHLTDDQGWRFEVKKYPRLTQVGAWRAQSIVGRQHLQRDTTQWRYDGEPHGGYYTQDDAREVVAYARARFVTVVPEIEMPGHAVAAVAAYPELGLTGAPTTVATRWGVFPEILNARPATVRFMQDVLTEVMGVFPGPYVHVGGDEANKAKWKTDPEIQARIRELGLKNEDELQSWFIRQMDAFLTAHGRRMVGWDEILEGGLAPNAVVMSWRGTRGGVEAARAGHDVVMTPTSHTYLDYYQSRDMAAEPIALGGYLPLDTVYAYDPVPAELGPREARHVLGTQAQLWTEYVRDPRKAEYMLFPRVSALAEVAWTPKDRRDFADYRRRLAVELERLQAMDVNFRPLAGPVRP
- a CDS encoding glucosamine-6-phosphate deaminase encodes the protein MTATQRPDVVSFRPRAATAPAAPAGLTAREHIRTVIVDDHDDIARLVAGRIADLIRERRAEGRRTVLGLATGSTPIGVYRELIRMHREEGLSFADVVTFNLDEYYPMAKDSLHAYHRYMWENFFDHVDVDPANVHLPDGTTPRDRLDEACLQYEAAIADAGGIDFQLLGIGKTGHIGFNEPGSGVESRTRLVHLDRVTRLDAAADFFGEEYVPREAVTMGVATILAAREIAILATGEHKAAIVRRAVEGEVDLEVAATFLQRHPDVAFYVDRAAAADLTRVATPWLLDEVQWTEELMVRAVVWLSLATGKGILKLTQRDYADHRLSSLVARHGSPGAVNGAVFNLLGAKIRGKSKLPHGRRVVCFSPHPDDDVISMGGILHKLVENANDMTVAYMTSGNIAVFDHEARRYVEFMRRMDAARGTGGEALRAFADRVLDSLARKRPGDVDIPEVQDLKRVIREAEAISGIEVMGLARRNARFLDLPFYQTGRVRKDPIGPADVAVVRALLEELRPEMIFVAGDLSDPHGTHRMCKEAIDRALDELRAAGGPVPEVWLYRGAWQEWPVTEATVLVPMSQEELRVKIQAIFKHQSQKDSAPFPGQDEREFWQRVEQRNKDTAHTLDRLGLAEYFAMEAYVVADAA
- a CDS encoding amidase, with translation MNTRRQFLVHAPVGLAGALAACRGAGQPPATQPAPGTAGGPPAGGPPAGATPGAPPAFNTAPPVGPPVSTATFAEAEKLTQVQLTDAQRRMAADSWRTSMAPLLERRTGPKRVALDAGLAPATRWEPASIAGQPTGPARDHFVRSAADPGPVPASDADVAFAPLTRLSRWIETRRFTSERLTRIYLERIRRFDPKLRCVITLTPDVALAEARRADAEIAAGCYRGPLHGIPYGVKDLLDTAGIRTTYGAEPFRDRVPNADSAVVARLKAAGAVLVAKLSLGALALNDVWFGGQTMNPWLLEEGASGSSAGPGAATAAGLVGFSVGSETGGSIISPSMRCGVTGLRPTYGRVARTGAMTLAWSLDKLGPMTRGVEDAMLVLQAITGPDAGDAASVPSRLDFDAGAPVKGLRVGYVPAWMREAPATDVDRAALESVKTLGMVPTPVALPDWPYDSLNLILFAEAAAAFEELTLSGRADQLRAQVPDAWPNLFRESRFLSAVDFVQADRLRRMVAAEMARVMSEVDLLLVPSLRDEMLVISNNSGHPSLTLRTGFVRVGEARSDWAPDPAHPLPKFDPPRRVPHGVTLIGRLFDEGTIARVGLALERAAGVAGERPPSF